One Salmo salar chromosome ssa01, Ssal_v3.1, whole genome shotgun sequence DNA window includes the following coding sequences:
- the LOC106565973 gene encoding regulator of G-protein signaling 3 isoform X9, with product MAKDMKNRLAFLRRRNESPGSNPAGKFDKSLKSVKPTPEEALKWGESLDKLLAHKYGLAAFRAFLRTEFSEENLEFWLACEDYKKIKSQSKMASKAKKVFAEYIAIQSCKEVNLDSYTREHTKDNLQNVTRSCFDLAQRRIYGLMEKDSYPRFLRSELYMDLVNQKKASTTSTSSSS from the exons AT GGCCAAAGACATGAAGAACCGGCTTGCTTTCCTGAGGAGGAGGAATGAGTCTCCCGGAAGCAACCCTGCTGGAAAATTCGACAAGTCCTTGAAGTCAGTAAA GCCCACCCCGGAGGAGGCACTCAAATGGGGGGAATCTCTGGACAAGCTGCTGGCCCATAAAT ATGGTCTGGCAGCATTCAGAGCTTTCCTGCGAACAGAGTTCAGCGAAGAGAATCTGGAATTCTGGCTAGCATGCGAGGATTACAAAAAGATTAAGTCGCAATCCAAGATGGCGTCCAAAGCCAAGAAAGTATTTGCTGAATACATCGCCATCCAGTCTTGTAAAGAG GTGAACTTGGACTCGTACACCCGAGAGCACACCAAGGACAACCTTCAGAATGTGACGCGCTCCTGCTTTGACTTGGCCCAGCGCAGGATATATGGCCTGATGGAGAAGGACTCGTACCCCCGCTTCCTCCGCTCAGAACTCTACATGGACTTAGTCAACCAGAAGAAGGCCAGCACCACGTCCACCTCCTCATCGTCGTAA
- the LOC106565973 gene encoding regulator of G-protein signaling 3 isoform X10 has product MKNRLAFLRRRNESPGSNPAGKFDKSLKSVKPTPEEALKWGESLDKLLAHKYGLAAFRAFLRTEFSEENLEFWLACEDYKKIKSQSKMASKAKKVFAEYIAIQSCKEVNLDSYTREHTKDNLQNVTRSCFDLAQRRIYGLMEKDSYPRFLRSELYMDLVNQKKASTTSTSSSS; this is encoded by the exons ATGAAGAACCGGCTTGCTTTCCTGAGGAGGAGGAATGAGTCTCCCGGAAGCAACCCTGCTGGAAAATTCGACAAGTCCTTGAAGTCAGTAAA GCCCACCCCGGAGGAGGCACTCAAATGGGGGGAATCTCTGGACAAGCTGCTGGCCCATAAAT ATGGTCTGGCAGCATTCAGAGCTTTCCTGCGAACAGAGTTCAGCGAAGAGAATCTGGAATTCTGGCTAGCATGCGAGGATTACAAAAAGATTAAGTCGCAATCCAAGATGGCGTCCAAAGCCAAGAAAGTATTTGCTGAATACATCGCCATCCAGTCTTGTAAAGAG GTGAACTTGGACTCGTACACCCGAGAGCACACCAAGGACAACCTTCAGAATGTGACGCGCTCCTGCTTTGACTTGGCCCAGCGCAGGATATATGGCCTGATGGAGAAGGACTCGTACCCCCGCTTCCTCCGCTCAGAACTCTACATGGACTTAGTCAACCAGAAGAAGGCCAGCACCACGTCCACCTCCTCATCGTCGTAA
- the LOC106565973 gene encoding regulator of G-protein signaling 3 isoform X7, giving the protein MESKLSAGSPCSCDVGPDGSKKSKKSKNLAKDMKNRLAFLRRRNESPGSNPAGKFDKSLKSVKPTPEEALKWGESLDKLLAHKYGLAAFRAFLRTEFSEENLEFWLACEDYKKIKSQSKMASKAKKVFAEYIAIQSCKEVNLDSYTREHTKDNLQNVTRSCFDLAQRRIYGLMEKDSYPRFLRSELYMDLVNQKKASTTSTSSSS; this is encoded by the exons CTCAGTGCCGGATCCCCATGCAGCTGTGACGTTGGCCCCGACGGGTCCAAGAAGTCTAAGAAATCCAAGAACCT GGCCAAAGACATGAAGAACCGGCTTGCTTTCCTGAGGAGGAGGAATGAGTCTCCCGGAAGCAACCCTGCTGGAAAATTCGACAAGTCCTTGAAGTCAGTAAA GCCCACCCCGGAGGAGGCACTCAAATGGGGGGAATCTCTGGACAAGCTGCTGGCCCATAAAT ATGGTCTGGCAGCATTCAGAGCTTTCCTGCGAACAGAGTTCAGCGAAGAGAATCTGGAATTCTGGCTAGCATGCGAGGATTACAAAAAGATTAAGTCGCAATCCAAGATGGCGTCCAAAGCCAAGAAAGTATTTGCTGAATACATCGCCATCCAGTCTTGTAAAGAG GTGAACTTGGACTCGTACACCCGAGAGCACACCAAGGACAACCTTCAGAATGTGACGCGCTCCTGCTTTGACTTGGCCCAGCGCAGGATATATGGCCTGATGGAGAAGGACTCGTACCCCCGCTTCCTCCGCTCAGAACTCTACATGGACTTAGTCAACCAGAAGAAGGCCAGCACCACGTCCACCTCCTCATCGTCGTAA
- the LOC106565973 gene encoding regulator of G-protein signaling 3 isoform X8, with product MFPAMVDFSEKYLERAKDMKNRLAFLRRRNESPGSNPAGKFDKSLKSVKPTPEEALKWGESLDKLLAHKYGLAAFRAFLRTEFSEENLEFWLACEDYKKIKSQSKMASKAKKVFAEYIAIQSCKEVNLDSYTREHTKDNLQNVTRSCFDLAQRRIYGLMEKDSYPRFLRSELYMDLVNQKKASTTSTSSSS from the exons ATGTTCCCTGCTATGGTTGACTTCTCGGAGAAGTACCTGGAAAG GGCCAAAGACATGAAGAACCGGCTTGCTTTCCTGAGGAGGAGGAATGAGTCTCCCGGAAGCAACCCTGCTGGAAAATTCGACAAGTCCTTGAAGTCAGTAAA GCCCACCCCGGAGGAGGCACTCAAATGGGGGGAATCTCTGGACAAGCTGCTGGCCCATAAAT ATGGTCTGGCAGCATTCAGAGCTTTCCTGCGAACAGAGTTCAGCGAAGAGAATCTGGAATTCTGGCTAGCATGCGAGGATTACAAAAAGATTAAGTCGCAATCCAAGATGGCGTCCAAAGCCAAGAAAGTATTTGCTGAATACATCGCCATCCAGTCTTGTAAAGAG GTGAACTTGGACTCGTACACCCGAGAGCACACCAAGGACAACCTTCAGAATGTGACGCGCTCCTGCTTTGACTTGGCCCAGCGCAGGATATATGGCCTGATGGAGAAGGACTCGTACCCCCGCTTCCTCCGCTCAGAACTCTACATGGACTTAGTCAACCAGAAGAAGGCCAGCACCACGTCCACCTCCTCATCGTCGTAA